In Deinococcus fonticola, the following are encoded in one genomic region:
- a CDS encoding transposase, which produces MKIRQFTEDQIIKLLQEGKKGEKPVEDLCRDFGCSTASYYTWKKKYGDTNPDEARRLLGQNGLA; this is translated from the coding sequence ATGAAAATCCGTCAGTTTACCGAAGACCAGATCATCAAGCTGCTCCAGGAAGGAAAAAAGGGTGAAAAGCCTGTCGAAGACCTCTGCCGCGACTTCGGGTGCAGCACCGCTTCCTACTACACCTGGAAGAAAAAGTACGGCGATACCAACCCTGACGAAGCCCGTAGGCTTCTTGGCCAGAACGGACTCGCTTGA
- the surE gene encoding 5'/3'-nucleotidase SurE produces the protein MKILVTNDDGIHSPGLWALARAAAAFGEVNVVAPSAEQSAMGHAISVYHPLRLKPFGFSPLPDIPAYTVTGTPADCSALGLYEFGADVVLSGVNLGSNIGHEIWHSGTVSAARQALLQGVPGIAFSTIASETADPDFELLAPWLSRCLDVLLLLLPQERLLFNVNLPPQPQGLRWAEQSTRHYFARRQAFTTPNGKVAYWFDVTPEVDPQEGSDRWAVEHGYVSITPLRMNLTAQRQLAGFREKVDFGE, from the coding sequence GTGAAGATTCTCGTTACCAATGACGACGGTATCCATAGCCCAGGTCTGTGGGCACTGGCACGGGCAGCGGCGGCTTTTGGGGAAGTCAACGTCGTCGCGCCCAGCGCGGAGCAGTCGGCCATGGGACACGCCATCTCGGTCTACCATCCGCTGCGATTGAAACCTTTTGGGTTTTCACCTCTGCCGGATATTCCAGCCTATACCGTGACCGGAACACCCGCCGACTGCTCCGCGCTGGGCCTGTACGAATTCGGTGCAGATGTCGTCCTTTCGGGCGTCAACCTCGGGAGCAACATCGGCCATGAGATCTGGCATTCGGGAACAGTCAGCGCAGCCAGACAGGCCCTTTTGCAGGGCGTACCGGGCATTGCTTTCAGTACGATTGCCAGCGAGACGGCCGATCCGGATTTCGAACTTCTTGCGCCATGGTTAAGCCGCTGCCTGGATGTGCTGCTGCTCCTTTTGCCTCAGGAACGTCTGCTGTTCAACGTCAACCTACCGCCTCAGCCGCAGGGACTGCGCTGGGCAGAGCAAAGCACCCGCCACTACTTCGCCAGGCGTCAGGCCTTTACCACTCCGAATGGCAAGGTGGCCTACTGGTTCGACGTCACACCGGAAGTCGATCCCCAAGAAGGCAGCGACCGCTGGGCGGTGGAACACGGCTACGTTTCGATCACGCCCCTTCGCATGAATCTGACAGCCCAGAGGCAACTTGCCGGCTTCCGGGAAAAGGTTGATTTTGGCGAATGA
- a CDS encoding ABC transporter permease codes for MSQVLPLRSRRVSNRQDRFWSVGRRFLPYTVLVAVLLVLRALLPDPGEQDYAVRLAGPSSQHPFGTDQLGRDIAARVLQALSADIPLVAGITLLTLVLGTAIGLLSRLHPVLEVLTDVLTDAVLGFPHLLLVLIVLTAMGLGLIPLVVAATLIGLPLFVRLSKTLTFKQFSEVYVEAATALGASPFRILTRHVLPNIAPVLLGQALIHAAETLLLLASLSYLGLGRPPPTPSLGSLLQDSRLYFMQQMWAAVAPGLVVFALAQALSLAGRSLNRHTTALKHNWLTVGGKDR; via the coding sequence GTGAGTCAGGTGCTTCCTCTGCGCAGCAGACGTGTCTCGAACCGGCAAGACAGGTTCTGGAGCGTGGGTCGCCGCTTCCTTCCCTATACGGTTCTGGTAGCAGTCCTGCTGGTGCTCAGGGCGCTGCTGCCCGATCCTGGTGAACAGGATTACGCCGTCAGACTGGCGGGGCCCTCTTCACAACATCCATTTGGCACCGATCAGCTTGGTCGAGACATTGCCGCCAGAGTGTTGCAAGCTCTCTCCGCAGATATTCCTCTGGTCGCGGGCATTACCCTGCTGACGCTGGTGCTCGGTACGGCGATCGGCCTGCTTTCCCGGCTTCACCCTGTGCTGGAAGTCCTGACCGATGTCCTGACCGATGCGGTATTGGGATTCCCACATCTCCTGCTGGTGCTGATTGTGCTGACGGCCATGGGACTCGGACTGATTCCCCTGGTCGTGGCAGCCACCCTCATCGGCCTTCCCCTCTTCGTGCGACTGAGTAAAACACTCACCTTCAAGCAGTTTTCGGAAGTGTATGTCGAGGCGGCCACCGCTCTGGGCGCGTCCCCATTCCGGATTCTGACCAGACACGTTCTTCCCAACATTGCTCCTGTGCTGCTGGGGCAGGCCCTCATTCATGCCGCCGAAACCCTGCTGCTGCTGGCGTCACTGTCCTATCTGGGTTTAGGCCGTCCACCACCAACACCCTCGCTGGGAAGTCTCCTGCAGGATTCCCGGCTGTATTTCATGCAGCAGATGTGGGCGGCTGTCGCACCCGGTCTCGTTGTCTTCGCGCTGGCCCAGGCCCTGAGTCTGGCGGGCCGTTCGCTAAACCGTCACACCACGGCTCTGAAACACAACTGGCTGACCGTAGGAGGAAAAGACAGGTGA
- a CDS encoding ABC transporter permease, with product MQAAYILKRLAYLLVTLLLTGSLVFLALRILPGDAETLRAGLDGNPPPRTATPSIGHQYLDWLSRLSRGDLGRSLRDDQSVLNVLGGRVGVTLSLALPTVLLSWFLAGVLAMNLVQHEGKRWANLLTGTLQTLLSAPLFWLALLLTLALAVELKWLPLLGYVSPQENLGDWLKHLILPVVSLTLPGTAFLALSIRNLLRQEAGQDYLRTALSKGISRQQLLRRHALKPVMAGLLSLLALHLGGLLTGTVLIEQVFTLPGLGSALVGAVAARDYPVVEAFALLSLVIYGLLNLIADLGALYLDPRGRQ from the coding sequence ATGCAGGCCGCTTACATCCTGAAACGGCTGGCCTACCTGCTGGTCACCCTATTGCTGACCGGTAGCCTGGTTTTTCTGGCCCTGCGAATCCTGCCAGGGGACGCCGAAACACTGCGGGCCGGATTAGACGGCAATCCGCCGCCCCGCACCGCCACTCCTTCCATTGGCCACCAGTATCTCGACTGGCTTTCCCGGCTGTCTCGAGGTGACCTGGGTCGCTCGCTGCGGGACGACCAATCGGTGCTGAACGTGCTGGGGGGGCGCGTTGGTGTGACCCTTTCGCTGGCCTTGCCAACTGTACTCCTCAGTTGGTTCCTGGCGGGAGTGCTGGCGATGAATCTGGTGCAGCACGAGGGTAAGCGTTGGGCCAACCTGCTAACCGGGACGCTTCAGACCTTGCTGTCCGCCCCCCTGTTCTGGCTGGCCTTGCTGCTGACTCTGGCCTTAGCGGTGGAACTCAAATGGTTGCCTCTGTTGGGCTACGTCTCACCACAAGAGAATCTGGGGGACTGGCTGAAACACCTGATTCTGCCGGTTGTCTCGCTGACCCTGCCAGGTACAGCGTTTCTGGCACTGTCTATCCGTAATCTCCTGCGGCAGGAAGCCGGACAGGACTACCTGCGCACAGCGCTTTCAAAGGGGATTTCACGGCAGCAATTGCTGCGGCGGCACGCCTTAAAGCCGGTGATGGCAGGCCTGCTCAGCCTGCTGGCTCTCCATCTCGGCGGCCTGCTGACCGGAACCGTGCTGATTGAACAGGTCTTTACTCTGCCGGGGCTGGGGAGTGCGCTGGTCGGGGCGGTGGCCGCACGCGATTATCCAGTCGTTGAAGCCTTCGCGCTGTTGAGTTTGGTGATCTACGGACTGCTGAATCTGATTGCCGACCTCGGGGCGCTCTACCTCGACCCGAGGGGACGGCAGTGA